CGAACGGGACGGTTCGCGTGACCGCGGTGGTGCCGAAGAAAGTCGCGGGACGCCTGCGCAAGTTCTTGCGCGGCGAAGGTACGTGGCAGCTCGTGTGAACGCCGGAAGCCCGCGCGTGAGACTTTTGCCGGCAACCACCCTCAACGTACCGAATACGCTCACGTTCTTGCGTGTCCTGGCGATTCCGGCTTTCCTCGTCTGCCTGACGGACCGTCGTTTCGGCGCGGCGCTCTGCATTTTCGTCTTCGCGGGCATCACCGACGCGGTGGACGGTGCAGTGGCGCGGCTCACGAACACACACACGAGCGTCGGCGCGGCGCTCGACCCGCTGGCCGACAAGCTCCTGATGGTGAGCGCGTTTTCCGTGCTCGGCTGGTACGGTGCCGTGTGGCCCTGGCTCGCCGTGCTGGTGCTCAGCCGTGAAGCGCTGCTCCTTCTCGGCTATCTCGTGCTCGCACTCCGCGGGCAAGCGATGGAAATCCGCCCGAGTGCGCTCGGCAAGGTGAACACCTTCTGCCAGCTCTTCACCGTGGGGTTCGCGCTGCTGGCTCTGGCGAGGCCCGACCTCCCGCTGGGCCCGGCTCGAACCGTGGCTCAGAGCGTCACGGCGGCGACGACGGCGTCTTCGGGCGCGCAGTACCTCTACAGGGGGCTCCTCTGGGCCCAGAACGCCGGGAAGGAAAGCCCGGGAAAGGCGGCGCGGTCGTGAACACGTTCGGCCTCGTGCTGCTCGGCCTCGCGGTCCTCTCTTTCCGCGCTCCGGCCGAGGCTTCGGCCGAGCCGGACGCGCAGAAGATCCTCTCCGAGGCCCGCCGGATACGGCAAGAAGACTGGCAGTGGACGGACCGCGTCCAGAAACTGCGGCTCGAAATCGTCGACCGCCGTGGTGGCAAAAGAACCCGCGAGCTCGACTACTACCAGAAAAAATACCCCCGGGACCGAAGCCGCTCGCTCGTGTTTTTTCGCAGCCCCCCGGAGGTCAAAGGGACGGGATTCCTCCAGTGGGTCGACCCCCACGGCCGCAACCAGCAGTGGCTCTACCTGCCCGCGCTCAAGCGCGTGCGGCAAATCAGCGGGAGGAGTCAGAGAGAGAGCTTCATGGGGACGGATTTCAGCTACGAGGATCTCGCCATCGTGTCCGAGATCCTCGACTGGACGGAATCGGACGCGCGCGTTTCGTTTTCGGGAACGGCGCCGTGCGGCGAGGATCGTTGCCGGAAACTCCGGTTCGAACCCGACGGGAAAGACGTCGCGTACGGCGAAATCGTGGTCTGGATCGACGACGGGTATCGGCTCCGCAGACTCGAGTTCTTCGACCCGGAAAAACGACCCTGGAAGGTGCTCGACGCCGCCGACTTCCGGGACGTGGACGGTATCCCGACCCCGTTCCGCCTGGAAATGGCGAATCTCCGGTCCGGAAGCCGTACGGTCGTGCTTTTCGAGAGCGTGCGGTACGGGCTCGGGCTGGACGACGCGACCTTCTCCCAGCGCCGCCTCGAGCGGGGTCCGTGACGCCCGCGTTTGACATCGGGAGCGACGTAGCGTAGAAACATCACGGTTCCTTTAAGTCCGTGCCCAGAGAGGCCGGGAAGGACGCAGATGAGCTTCGGTCGTTCGCCTTCGAAAGATCCGTCGAGCCCCCTCGTGGAGGGGGCTTTTTTTTGGCCATGACGCGGCCCGAGAAAGTCATCCTGGACGCCGCGGCCGTCGACCGGGCCCTGACCCGCATGGCGCACGAGATCGTCGAACGCAACCGCGGCCTCGGCCGGCTCGCCCTGGTCGGGATTCGAACACGCGGGGCCTACCTGGCCGAGAGGCTCCGGGAGAAGATCGCCGGCATCGAAGGAGAGAAACCTCCGACGGGCGTCGTCGACATCACGCTCTACCGCGACGACCTCGGCCGGGCGCGCCAGCAGCCGGTCGTCAAGGGGACCGAGATTCCCTTTCCCGTGGACGACCTGCAGGTCGTGCTGGTGGACGACGTGCTCTACACCGGCCGAACCGTCCGGGCGGCGCTCGACGCGCTGGTCGACCTCGGGCGGCCGAGGAGAGTCCAGCTCGCCGTCCTGGTGGATCGGGGGCACAGGGAACTTCCCATCCGGGCGGACTTCGTGGGCAAGAACCTGCCCACGTCCCGGAGCGAATCCGTGCGGGTGCGACTGGCGGAGTGCGACGGGGTCGACGAGGTCGTGCTCCTGCCCGTGGCCGAAGAGGGGGGGGCGTGATGTTCGACCGAAAGGACCTGCTGGGTCTCGAAGGGCTCGCCGAGGAAGAACTTCTTTTCCTCCTCGACACGGCGGCGTCCTTCAAGGAAATCTCGGAGCGGGACATCAAGAAGGTCCCGGCGCTCCGGGGCAAGACGATCGTGAGCCTTTTTTGCGAACCGAGCACCCGAACCCGGGCGTCCTTCGAGATCGCGGCCAAGCGGCTGAGCGCCGACTTCGTGAGCCTCTCGTCGGCCACCGCGAGCGTCGCCAAAGGCGAAACACTTCTCGACACGGCTCGCAACCTTGCGGCCATGAAGCCGGACGCCCTCGTGATTCGCCACCCCTCGGCCGGAGCTGCCGCCTTTCTCTCGCGCAGGGTCCCGTGCGCGGTCATCAACGCGGGGGACGGGAGCCACGAACATCCCACCCAAGCCTTGCTCGACCTGCTCACGATCCGCGAACGCAAGGGGAAAATCCGCGGCCTGCGTGTGGCCATCGTGGGAGACATTCTGCACAGCCGCGTCGCGCGCTCGAACCTCTTCGCCCTGACGACGCTCGGAGCCGAGGTGTGTCTCGTCGGACCGCCCACCCTCGTTCCTCCCGTCTTCTCCCGCTGGGCCGAGGTGCGCCACGAGCTACGGAGTGGCATCCGGGGCGCCGACGTGGTGATCGTGCTGCGGTTGCAACGCGAACGCCAGACGACCCACTTCTTTCCGACTCTCGAAGAGTACGCCCATTACTTCTGCCTCACCCCGGAAGCGCTGCGTTCGGCGCGACCGGACGCCATCGTTCTCCATCCCGGGCCGCTCAACCGTGGCGTCGAGATCTCGAGCGAGGTCGCCGACAGCCAGCGGGCGGTCATCCTGGAACAGGTAGCCAACGGCATCGCCGTCCGGATGGCGGTCCTCTACCTCCTCGTCGGAAGCCGCCGGGGTGTGGCGAGCGAGCCGGCCGCCGAGTGGCGCGCCGTCAACCGTACCGCCTGAACGCCATGGAGACGACCCCCTCGCGAATCCTGATTACCGGCGGAATCGTGATCGACCCGGCGAACGACGTCGAGGGAGCGAGGGATCTCCTCGTCGAGGACGGACGGATCCGTTCCGTCACCGAACCCGGCGGGCTGGATCGTCACGCGCAGGGAGCGCGGCGGATCGACGCTCGCGACCTTCTGGTTCTCCCGGGCCTCGTCGACATGCACGTCCATCTCCGGGAACCGGGCTTCGAATACCGCGAGACCATCGCGACCGGCACGCTCGCGGCCGTGGCCGGCGGCTTCACGTCGGTCGCCTGCATGGCCAACACGAATCCCGTGAACGACAACGCGGCCGTGACGGAATACATTCTCGAGCGGGCCCGCGAAGTCGCCCGGGCCAACGTGTTTCCCGTGGGGGCCGTCTCGCAGGGGCTCGAAGGCCGGTGCCTGGCGGAGATCGGCGAAATGCGGCGCGCCGGTATCGTCGCGATCTCGGACGACGGGAGACCCGTCGCCGACGGGAGCCTCATGCGACGGGCTCTGGAGTACGCGAGCATGTTCGACCTCCCGGTCCTCGCCCACGAAGAAGACCCGTCGCTCGCGCAGGGCGGGGTGGCACACGAGGGGGAGTGGAGCGTACGGCTCGGCCTCCGCGGGATTCCGTCCGCGGCGGAGGAATCCATGGTGGCGAGGGATCTCGCTTTGCTTCCGCTCACGGGGGGAAGGCTTCACGTCGCCCACGTCAGCACGCGGGGCACCGTGGAGCTCGTCCGGCGCGCGAAGGAAAAGGGGCTCCCGGTCACGGCGGAGGTCACGCCCCACCATCTTCTGCTGACGGAAGAAGCGCTGAGAGAGTACGACACGAACGCCAAAATGAGGCCGCCGCTCCGGTCGGCCGAAGACCGCGAGGCCCTCGTTCTCGCGCTCGAGGACGGCACGATCGACGCGATCGCCACGGATCACGCCCCCCACCATCCGGACGAAAAGGACGTCGAATTCGAGCAGGCGCTCGACGGGGTGATCGGGCTCGAGACGGCGCTGCCCCTGGTGTTCTCCCTCGCCGCGGAACGAAACATCCCGCTGCGGACCGTCGTGCGGGCGATGACCGTCGCCCCGGCCCGGATCCTGGGCATCGACCGGGGCACGCTGTCGGTCGGCGCCGTCGCCGACATCACCCTCTTCGACCCGGAGGTCCGCTGGACCTACTCGGCGCGCGACGGCTGCTCGAAATCCCGCAACAGCCCCTTCGACGGCTGGGAACTGCGGGGCCGCGTTCGGATGACGCTCGTGGGCGGGAGGATCGTGTGGCCGCTCGGGCCCACGGGAACCATCGCAGGGAGCTAGGAGCATGTCCGCCCGAGAACCCGCTCTTCTGGCCCTCGCCGACGGCACGGTGTTTCGCGGCCTCGCGTTCTCCCCGGGGGAGACCGTGGCCGAGATCGTTTTCCATACCGGAATGACGGGCTACCAGGAGATCCTGACCGACCCTTCCTACCACGGGCAGATGGTGGTCATGACGTACCCCGAGATCGGGAACGTGGGGGTCAACGACGAGGACGTGGAATCGCGAAGGCCCTTCGTGCAGGGCTTCGTCGTCAAGGAATACTGGGAGCGGCACAGCAACTGGCGGGCGAAAAAAAGCCTCGCTTCCTACCTCCGCGAGCACGGGATCCCGGGCATCGAGGGGATCGACACCCGGGCGCTCGTGCGCCACATCCGGGACCGGGGAGCCCAGATGGCCGCGCTTTCCACGATCGATCTCGATCCCGATCGCCTCGTGCGAAAGGCCAGGGAGGCTCCGGGACTGATCGGGCGGGATCTGGTCCGGGAGGTCACCTGTTCCGAGCCCTACGAGTGGACGCAAGGAACCTGGAGGCTCGGGGAAGGCTATCGCGAACAGCCCCCCGACTCCGAGAGGCCCTTCGTCGTGGCGTACGACTACGGGGTGAAGCGCAACATCCTCCGCCAGCTCGTCGAGACGGGATTCCGAGTCCGGGTCGTCCCGGCCTCGACCCCCGCACGCGACGTCCTGGCGCTCCGGCCCGACGGGGTCTTCCTGTCCAACGGCCCGGGCGACCCCGACGCCGTACCGTACGCGGTCGGCATCGTGCGGGATCTTCTGGGGAAGGTGCCCATCTTCGGGATTTGCCTCGGGCACCAGATTCTGGCCCTCGCCCTCGGCGGGAAGACCTACAAGCTCAAGTTCGGCCACCACGGGGCCAACCAACCGGTCCTCGATCTCGAGACGCGCAGGGTCGAGATCACGTCGCAGAACCACGGCTTCGCCGTCGACCTCGAATCGCTCCCCGACACGGTCGAGCTCAGCCACGTCAACCTGAACGATCGTACCGTCGAAGGCTTCCGCCACGCACGCCTCCCCGTCTTTTCCGTGCAGTACCACCCCGAGGCTTCTCCCGGTCCCCACGACGCGAGCTACCTTTTCCACCGCTTCTTTTCGCTCGTTCGCCGGGAGAAGGGGTCCTGAGTGCCATGCCCAGAAGAGAAGACATCCGTAGCGTCCTCGTGATCGGCTCGGGCCCGATCGTGATCGGACAG
The sequence above is a segment of the Candidatus Binatia bacterium genome. Coding sequences within it:
- a CDS encoding CDP-alcohol phosphatidyltransferase, translating into MNAGSPRVRLLPATTLNVPNTLTFLRVLAIPAFLVCLTDRRFGAALCIFVFAGITDAVDGAVARLTNTHTSVGAALDPLADKLLMVSAFSVLGWYGAVWPWLAVLVLSREALLLLGYLVLALRGQAMEIRPSALGKVNTFCQLFTVGFALLALARPDLPLGPARTVAQSVTAATTASSGAQYLYRGLLWAQNAGKESPGKAARS
- the pyrR gene encoding bifunctional protein PyrR yields the protein MTRPEKVILDAAAVDRALTRMAHEIVERNRGLGRLALVGIRTRGAYLAERLREKIAGIEGEKPPTGVVDITLYRDDLGRARQQPVVKGTEIPFPVDDLQVVLVDDVLYTGRTVRAALDALVDLGRPRRVQLAVLVDRGHRELPIRADFVGKNLPTSRSESVRVRLAECDGVDEVVLLPVAEEGGA
- the pyrB gene encoding aspartate carbamoyltransferase, with the protein product MFDRKDLLGLEGLAEEELLFLLDTAASFKEISERDIKKVPALRGKTIVSLFCEPSTRTRASFEIAAKRLSADFVSLSSATASVAKGETLLDTARNLAAMKPDALVIRHPSAGAAAFLSRRVPCAVINAGDGSHEHPTQALLDLLTIRERKGKIRGLRVAIVGDILHSRVARSNLFALTTLGAEVCLVGPPTLVPPVFSRWAEVRHELRSGIRGADVVIVLRLQRERQTTHFFPTLEEYAHYFCLTPEALRSARPDAIVLHPGPLNRGVEISSEVADSQRAVILEQVANGIAVRMAVLYLLVGSRRGVASEPAAEWRAVNRTA
- the pyrC gene encoding dihydroorotase, with protein sequence METTPSRILITGGIVIDPANDVEGARDLLVEDGRIRSVTEPGGLDRHAQGARRIDARDLLVLPGLVDMHVHLREPGFEYRETIATGTLAAVAGGFTSVACMANTNPVNDNAAVTEYILERAREVARANVFPVGAVSQGLEGRCLAEIGEMRRAGIVAISDDGRPVADGSLMRRALEYASMFDLPVLAHEEDPSLAQGGVAHEGEWSVRLGLRGIPSAAEESMVARDLALLPLTGGRLHVAHVSTRGTVELVRRAKEKGLPVTAEVTPHHLLLTEEALREYDTNAKMRPPLRSAEDREALVLALEDGTIDAIATDHAPHHPDEKDVEFEQALDGVIGLETALPLVFSLAAERNIPLRTVVRAMTVAPARILGIDRGTLSVGAVADITLFDPEVRWTYSARDGCSKSRNSPFDGWELRGRVRMTLVGGRIVWPLGPTGTIAGS
- the carA gene encoding carbamoyl-phosphate synthase small chain, giving the protein MSAREPALLALADGTVFRGLAFSPGETVAEIVFHTGMTGYQEILTDPSYHGQMVVMTYPEIGNVGVNDEDVESRRPFVQGFVVKEYWERHSNWRAKKSLASYLREHGIPGIEGIDTRALVRHIRDRGAQMAALSTIDLDPDRLVRKAREAPGLIGRDLVREVTCSEPYEWTQGTWRLGEGYREQPPDSERPFVVAYDYGVKRNILRQLVETGFRVRVVPASTPARDVLALRPDGVFLSNGPGDPDAVPYAVGIVRDLLGKVPIFGICLGHQILALALGGKTYKLKFGHHGANQPVLDLETRRVEITSQNHGFAVDLESLPDTVELSHVNLNDRTVEGFRHARLPVFSVQYHPEASPGPHDASYLFHRFFSLVRREKGS